One window of the Pyrus communis chromosome 17, drPyrComm1.1, whole genome shotgun sequence genome contains the following:
- the LOC137723341 gene encoding uncharacterized protein gives MEFESNYEIAPTADFIHTNNFTRVALQFPDELLKDSVRVVSALRAKLRSLRKPSADLTDDVPEVSLFVMADTAYGSCCVDEVGASHVDADCVVHYGHTCLSPTTTLPAFFVFGKVPISVPDCVNNLSHYALENRRRVLVLFGLEYAHSIQHIKEEFVQACGVGSELEVQYANVMCSVMNPSKDRKLSNELPGPAGSLTNDTSSGTTSSVTYSIGGLVWKLPEGCKMEDYLLFWIGSNNSAFANIVLTYNGCEIVRYDASECSMVTDLSQQRRILKRRYYLMEKAKDANIVGILVGTLGVAGYLNMIHQMKELITGAGKKVYTLVMGRPNPAKLANFPECDVFIYVSCAQTALLDSKEYLAPVITPFEAMVAFNRGCEWTGAYVMEFRDLVSSSPVDIRIQSEEARFSFIQGGYVEDFQLQGNGTEEDKEGALALANATEKALQLRDNPSSVVKGTAKSGAEFLATRSYQGLDIHYETSFPEPYFIGRSGRAAGYKDEKNGEEKL, from the exons ATGGAGTTTGAATCAAATTACGAAATTGCTCCTACCGCCGACTTCATTCACACTAACAACTTCACCAGAGTTGCTTTACAG TTCCCGGATGAGCTTCTGAAGGACTCTGTGAGAGTGGTGAGTGCTCTGAGGGCCAAGCTGCGTTCACTAAGAAAACCCAGCGCCGACCTAACCGACGACGTCCCGGAGGTGTCCTTGTTCGTGATGGCGGACACGGCCTACGGTAGTTGCTGTGTGGACGAGGTGGGAGCGTCGCACGTCGATGCTGATTGTGTTGTTCATTACGGCCACACCTGCCTTAGCCC GACAACGACGCTTccagctttctttgttttcggGAAGGTTCCCATCAGTGTGCCTGATTGTGTAAACAATCTATCACATTATGCTCTCGAAAATCGGAGGCGTGTTTTG GTCCTTTTTGGGCTGGAATATGCACATTCGATTCAGCATATAAAAGAAGAATTTGTACAAGCATGTGGGGTTGGGTCCGAACTAGAAGTTCAATATGCTAATGTTATGTGTTCAGTTATGAATCCATCAAAAGATCGTAAACTCTCAAATGAGCTCCCAGGACCAGCTGGCAGCCTCACTAATGATACCAGTTCTGGGACAACGTCTAGTGTTACTTATAGCATTGGAGGCTTGGTCTGGAAATTACCTGAGGGATGCAAGATGGAGGATTATTTACTTTTCTGGATTGGTTCAAATAACTCCGCCTTTGCAAATATTGTTTTAACATATAATGGATGTGAAATAG TCAGATATGATGCCTCGGAATGCAGTATGGTGACTGACTTATCTCAACAAAGAAGGATTCTTAAGCGCAG ATATTACCTAATGGAGAAAGCAAAGGATGCTAACATTGTGGGGATCTTAGTAGGAACCCTTGGTGTAG CTGGTTACCTGAACATGATTCATCAGATGAAAGAGCTGATTACAGGAGCAGGAAAAAAAGTTTATACCCTAGTTATGGGGAGACCAAACCCTGCAAAACTTGCAAACTTTCCAGAG TGTGATGTTTTCATTTATGTCTCTTGCGCTCAAACTGCTCTTCTGGATAGCAAAGAATATTTAGCTCCAGTAATTACTCCTTTTGAAGCCATGGTAGCCTTCAACAG AGGATGTGAGTGGACTGGAGCATATGTAATGGAATTCCGCGATTTGGTTAGTTCTTCTCCAGTGGATATAAGGATCCAGTCTGAGGAAGCACGATTTTCCTTCATACAAGGTGGTTATGTAGAAGATTTCCAGCTGCAAG GTAATGGCACTGAGGAAGACAAGGAAGGAGCTCTTGCTTTAGCAAATGCGACAGAGAAGGCTCTGCAATTGCGCGACAACCCTAGTTCTGTAGTGAAAGGAACAGCTAAATCGGGTGCAGAGTTTTTAGCTACTCGATCATATCAGGGTCTAGATATACATTACGAGAC
- the LOC137723254 gene encoding UPF0481 protein At3g47200-like produces MAKAKGNFSSSWFLLHKITMTKFHGLAAGRGTSAAALHVIKARSFSGSSNTKALLKQELQREIPGESSSVCIYKVPNTFRQVKSKAYQPSIVSIGPYHHGLPSLQEMEKLKRVYFHRVFKPKPEELDQATEAMQKLEEAARSCYSEESKLCSDEFVKMMLIDGCFIVELLRDSMHQDFVHTPSTIKRWMLPTLRQDLIKLENQLPLFVLRELFQLTARSSCFSSVHERPASLELEALALRFINPLLQGHLDPNKPLEHFTPKQLQADEGKHKHFLHLFHHSIRPDHEKGFSTLPWQEPRGKQTQLIRSIQELKEAGVKLKTDMNRQPLDISFRSTLRGKVLTIPQIHIDDHRGTLFRNLLAFEKCHRNCHPDVTSYLFFLDGLINSSKDVGLLHYHGVLQHSLGSNRSVAKLVNNLCKEVGPDASQTYLYRVIGDANVYYDSKLAKVRAALVHHYLSSWVVGISTLGGILALYLTLIQTGCGVAAAKKDLEHMFSFRAFLKDSLFITYLEKLLVFGKDLEHEFLSGAFLTDEHTDEALNAMDWPHDLEQFMESMF; encoded by the coding sequence ATGGCAAAGGCGAAGGGCAACTTCAGCAGCAGCTGGTTTCTCTTGCACAAGATAACCATGACGAAATTTCATGGTTTGGCGGCCGGAAGGGGAACAAGTGCTGCTGCGCTTCACGTAATCAAAGCGAGAAGTTTCAGCGGCTCGTCAAACACGAAAGCTTTGCTAAAACAAGAATTGCAGAGAGAGATTCCTGGAGAGAGTAGCTCTGTCTGCATTTACAAAGTTCCTAATACATTTCGCCAAGTAAAAAGCAAGGCTTACCAACCAAGTATTGTCTCCATTGGCCCTTACCATCATGGACTGCCGAGCTTACAGGAAATGGAAAAACTGAAGCGAGTATACTTTCATCGCGTCTTTAAACCAAAGCCAGAAGAACTGGATCAGGCGACCGAGGCAATGCAGAAACTAGAGGAGGCGGCTCGGAGCTGCTACTCCGAAGAATCCAAGCTATGCAGCGACGAATTTGTAAAGATGATGCTCATTGATGGTTGCTTCATCGTAGAGTTGCTCAGAGACTCGATGCATCAAGATTTCGTACATACACCCTCCACCATTAAACGGTGGATGCTGCCAACTCTCCGTCAGGATTTAATCAAGCTTGAAAATCAGCTCCCTCTGTTTGTTTTACGTGAATTGTTTCAGCTGACAGCGAGAAGCTCTTGTTTTTCTTCTGTGCACGAGCGACCAGCATCTTTGGAACTGGAAGCCCTTGCCCTTCGCTTCATTAACCCGCTACTGCAAGGACATCTAGATCCGAACAAACCCTTGGAACATTTTACACCAAAACAGTTACAAGCAGATGAAGGCAAGCACAAGcactttcttcatcttttccacCATAGTATCCGTCCAGACCACGAAAAGGGCTTCTCTACCCTTCCATGGCAAGAGCCACGAGGGAAGCAAACCCAGCTGATCCGGTCCATACAGGAGCTAAAGGAGGCTGGTGTCAAGCTCAAGACTGATATGAATCGTCAGCCGTTAGATATAAGTTTCAGAAGCACGCTGAGGGGAAAGGTTCTGACTATCCCTCAAATACACATCGATGATCATAGAGGTACTTTGTTTCGTAACCTGCTGGCATTTGAAAAATGTCACCGGAATTGCCATCCAGATGTTACAAGCTATCTGTTTTTTCTCGACGGTCTGATCAATTCATCCAAGGATGTAGGGCTTCTCCACTATCATGGAGTCCTCCAACATTCTCTAGGCAGCAACAGAAGCGTGGCGAAACTTGTCAACAACCTCTGCAAGGAAGTTGGTCCGGATGCATCCCAGACATACTTATACAGGGTGATTGGCGATGCCAACGTCTACTATGATTCTAAACTTGCAAAAGTAAGAGCAGCATTGGTGCACCACTATTTAAGTAGCTGGGTTGTGGGCATCTCAACGCTCGGTGGAATCTTAGCTCTTTACCTCACCTTGATTCAGACCGGCTGTGGAGTTGCCGCTGCCAAAAAGGATTTGGAGCACATGTTCAGTTTCCGAGCCTTTCTCAAGGATTCGTTGTTCATAACATATCTGGAAAAGCTTCTGGTCTTCGGTAAGGATTTGGAGCACGAGTTCCTTTCCGGAGCCTTTCTCACTGACGAGCACACTGACGAGGCCCTTAATGCCATGGACTGGCCACATGATTTGGAACAATTTATGGAATCAATGTTTTAA
- the LOC137723036 gene encoding uncharacterized protein, producing the protein MEIAVNFSLPFSSLNSKVIRHDQKIGGSFPSLTCTRAKSSNHITYAAQAFSRRKSHKYFPPICAALSGTEDIGVSSSQIDDLPVTVTTSGANDAGELKINVEASGAKTQAIFDEVFNKMVTAAQPIPGFRRVKGGKTPNIPKDILLEVLGPSKVYKQVIKKVINSTVAEYVEKEGLEVRKDLRVEQSFEDLEDAFEAGENFRFDAVIYLRK; encoded by the exons ATGGAAATAGCCGTTAATTTCAGCCTCCCCTTCTCGAGTTTAAATTCTAAG GTAATTAGGCACGATCAGAAAATTGGTGGCTCTTTTCCAAGCCTTACTTGCACAAGGGCaaaatcctccaatcacatcacATATGCTGCTCAAGCATTTTCCAGAAG GAAAAGTCACAAGTATTTTCCTCCAATTTGTGCTGCATTATCAG GCACAGAAGACATTGGAGTATCTTCATCTCAGATTGACGACTTGCCTGTTACTGTTACTACTTCAGGTGCCAATGATGCTGGTGAACTGAAG ATAAACGTTGAGGCATCTGGTGCTAAAACTCAAGCAATTTTCGACgaagtttttaataaaatggtTACCGCAGCCCAACCGATACCTGGATTCCGAAGAGTGAAAGGAG GCAAAACACCCAAT ATACCTAAAGACATTTTACTAGAAGTCCTTGGACCTTCGAAAGTTTATAAGCAAGTAATCAAGAAAGTGATCAATTCGACGGTAGCTGAATATGTAGAGAAG GAAGGTTTAGAGGTTAGAAAGGACTTGAGAGTGGAGCAAAGCTTTGAAGATCTTGAAGATGCTTTCGAAGCAGGTGAAAACTTCCGCTTTGACGCCGTCATTTATCTTCGCAAGTGA